The Coccidioides posadasii str. Silveira chromosome 2, complete sequence genomic interval CTCGCTCAAGGAGCCGGCCTTGAATTTATGCTTTTTGAGTCCTCTGTCTCGAACAAAGGAGCCAATGACGATAGCATTGGAAACCGCGGCCGCTGCGAGAATTTCGAGGGATGCAAGCAAAGAACGATATTGTTGCGAACCCTGTCGTGAAATTACGGATGGTACACGGTAGCAGGTAATCGCAATCAGAACCGAAGATAACCCGAATAGAAGAATCAGCGACACTTTTCGCTTGGTGGGCATGGCTGAAAGAAAAATGATGGGTATGGGAAATCCGATGAGCAGGAGATCAGTTATAACATCACAGGTTCCCATGGTGATCAGCTGCGCATAGCCCTGACGGCACTTGGGGCCAGGATCTGGAATAACTTGCCAATAATGGTCGAATGGCTGACATTCAGTCAGCGTTGCAAGGACGACCGCGATGAATGTGACGAGCAAGAAATAGCGGATGGCTAGTAGGACATGCTGAAAGGAACGCCGCCATATCTGGTCTGTCAGGCGTTTGAGAAACGCCGTAACCGAGAACTTGGCCGTCCAAATGCTGTAGGCGTAGTTGAGTCAGTTTCACAGCTCATTTCCGTCAAAAGGAACGGTGGAATCGAATATTGGTTGAATAATGTCGGGGGTGGAGGTTTGCTTACAATAGAGCATAGAATATGCGGGCTCCCAGAACCATCCTACTCCCAAGCTCCCGGTGCGATACATCCTGAGCAGAAAAACCCGTGGTTACGGCATTATTTGTTCCCCAAAGCAAAACCATATGGACAAAGCCCATGCGAATAAGCAGCGGTATAATACTCAAGGCCATAATTCGATCTTCTGGAAATAGTCTCTCCGTGCGGATATATCGACCACAAACCCGGATGAGAATGATCGTGAGGGAGAAACCAGTCGCCCACCAGCTCACCAGCAGCGTCGGGTTCGTCTCTCTCCTGGACTGGGCCGGAGGAGCATCTGAGTACAGACGACGAGTGAGAGCCAGAGTGGACTCCATGGCGCCGAACCGCCTCCGTGGAGGGGTCAGGAAGTTGAAACGGTTGTCTTCAGGACAGTAGAGGTGTTCACGTAGCTCGGGTAGTCATCATAGACGACGTTTGGGTGTCTCCAGCGCTCTTCACTCCCGGATCTGTTCAACATTCGGCCGTTTCCTCCACAATCACCGGGAACATGAAGGACAAGCGAGATAAGCCCGCTTCAGATTCCATCCAACGCCCTATTCTACTCCGCGAATGGGGCGATAGACGGCAAGGACCATGTGGATAAGACAAGATAAAGATAGAGAGAGCCTCGGCCGCAATGGCCCCGCAAACTGATGGCCACTGCTTCTTTTGCACTGACGATGGAATCGATAACGACTGGGGTagcagaagaaaaggggaaaaaaaaaaaggcaaaaaaagaGGACAAAACAAAGCGAAGTCGAAGGAGGATCTACAGGTATCGTCGATGATGATGACTTTGCGCGTTCATCAAGGTGGATGAAGCGCACAGCCGGCGGATGGGTGAAATGGCAAGGAAGAGATGGGTCCAACACCGTACTGTACGTTCGAACGGCCAGGGATATCGAAATGTATTTGAACGTTTTAAAGGTGGAGAAAACATTGAAATCGATTGGCGGAGGCGTTAGTGAATACCATGACAACCCTCGATAATAAATAAGGACCATGCTCCGTATCATCGTTAATTTAATCGGTGGCACTAGAGCAAAGAGGAGCTAAAGCCGGGATGCGATGCTGGGAAAGGATGGCGGTGGGCTCGGGTTACTTGGCTCTAGAGCGGACCCCGGCCCATCTTTTCCGCTATCATCTGTGATGTCTCCCAGTTACTCATCCGGTGAGAGCCCGCGATCGCGAAGAGATAACGAAGAGGATCTTGAAGGAACTCCTGCTTCGGTGAGCGTGAGAATTGAGGCAAAACCTGCGACCCGCGGGCGGTGCTGGTGAGGCAGGCCTGCGAATGCGCTTTGGGGAACTTCTGACCTCATTACGACATAACTTACCGCTAGCTTACTAGCGCAAACAGCCCAAACCGGGATGCTGGGCGGACGCGGAAAGTCAGCGTGCTGATTGGGTGGAAATTCGTCGGGTGGGTGAACTCTGGTTGGGCCGGCCGAGTGGCAGCTGCGTGGGAGTGGGAGTGGGACTTTGGGAGTGTGGGGGGAAGAAAACTTGTTGGCGCCAGTGTTACTACTAGCGCGGTATGCGGCCCGTACGACCTTATGCACTCCGCAACACTTGAGAAACGGCCCTGCACAAATGTCCTGATGTATGGCATTGAAAAGCCTATTTCCACGTGTCATGTAACCGGCCGTGTAAGTTTACGTACTGTCAGAGGGGCGGGCTGGTGCGACTCTTGTGCCACCCAGCGCCCATCATCCAGCGACACCGACTCGCCTTCCCGCGCCATGATATCGTCGATTTCACCACCAGCTGCTCAGCAGATGTTGGGCTGGAGTCTGGTGGATGCTGGGCAGTGTGTTGGTCCTCCGTGTCTGATCCGGCCGATCGTTCCGTGCTTCCCAGCCCCGATGTTGGTAGATAAAATACAGCCGGCCTCCGCAACTCCCCGTATCGGTGTGAGTTGGTTTCTCTCTCTGCGTCCAACCCTGGTCACCCAAGCCGACAAGTCACGAGCCATCTGGCGCTGAGAGGTTCTTGTCTTgactcttatttttcattcATCAACCCTGTCACTGTTTAGCGTCTCCTGTCGACAGGGAAAAACTTGGGACGAGAATGTCGCCGCTCAGCCCCTTTTTGTGAACACTCAGAAGAACCTCCCCTTTCTGTGAGCCTCAACCATGGTTCACTCCTCGAGTCATGAATCCCGCTTGTACAGGAATCAGATCAGACGCGGCTAGATTGCTGGCTTCTGACAGGCTGTCAACCATGGTTCGTAACAGGGCTCGCGAGTCTGGCCTTGGCTCGAAGACGCGCTGGTTTTCCATACACTAAGACTTTCTATACATGATTTTTGAATAATTTTCGTGCCgcaaagaggaggaagaggagcagTCTTTTCAGGTTCAACAGAGCCAACACTGAGTCTGGCTGAGCTCTTATGCAACTAAATTAGTCTTTCTGCGCATTCAAGCCAAccgaaaaaaacaaaagaaatcTGGCTTCTTAACAACGCCAAATAACAACAGGGATGTGCACAAGGCCAATCCTTTCGACCAGATAGAATGTCGGATTTTCCCGGAGCTTGACCAGCCATTAACTCACTCTGTCAGCATTATGACAATTTGGTTGCGTCAAGCACTGCATTCCCGCTCGTAGATGCGCTCATGTGTCCCTTTAGGCATTCAAACATGAACTTCTCCCACAGTGTCACAGTGCCGGCACGTGTCAAGCCCATCTCTTCGGCGGTTggggtgtgtgtgtggtCGCCATTTCGGCAATTGAGAACTCGCCCGAGTCTAAATTTGTTAAATTCTCCGCAAAATTGTCGATCGCTTCCTATTCGGTCAATGGCGTCTGTCCAGCCGCAAAAACTTCATCCTTCTGATTCCTTTGGAGAAGGTCTGGAAGACGCAAGATGGCCTCGTGCTTGGGAGACTTGACCTGCCCTCAGAGACGTGGCGCGGTTAGCAGGAACTGAACCGGACGCGTATGTTCTGATGCTGTATTTAAAAATTAACACCTGGGAATAAAAGAGTAACAATCGTCCAGCAACCACCGCCCCAGGATCCAGAGATCGATGCGCGTTCAGAGATGCGGGGGAGAGATTTGCCACCTTCAGGCCCATTGGAACTCGGCCCCTCACCAATCTGATCCAGACAGATAAACGAACTCCCAAAAGAAATGCCATCTTGGCCTCTCCATCTTGCCACGAGTTCTCGCAACTGCGGATCTCCCGATCATCGGGTGACCTCAGTCCACCCCAGAAAGTGGAACCTGGGGAAAGCTCTCCGCTGCCGCACGATGTATCAGAGGATGAGAGGTATCACAAAATGGTTCAAGGTATGCTATGCCCAATCTTCATCCATGACCCTGCCTCAAAATTTCGGCGGTGGGAAGGATACACCCAAGGACATGACCTTCGAGGTCCCATGCAGAGCTATTGTCTCAGCGCTTTGACTCTCCAGAGCTATATGAATGGAACTTCAGTGGCTTCCTTTGCCTGTTATGGCATCATTTTGTTGAAGGGCACGTTGCAGTGTCGGCGGGCCAACTCCCCATGTTTCTTCCTGGGCTGCAATACCGAAATTACTCCTCATGAGCGACGTGTTATCTTCAAGAGCCACCCACAAGAGGGAGCAGATTAAGCAGCAGCAAGAGCTAACTAACAAGCTTAAGGGCGAGTCCTAAGGAAAAAGCAATTCAGCTGATCCCGCTGGAAACAAGGGTGCCTTTGCTTAAAGGCTAACTTTCAAACGTTCCTTTTTGCTGAATGTTAATCCTTGAAGGTACATATTAGTTTGCATTTTATCCCTGCATCGTCTAATGGCTGTTGTTTGAGAAGAAGCTCGAAGGCACCTCCATAAGAATGATCATGAGCTTGCATGGCGCCAAAGCATCGTCCTTTGAATTGCCCAGCACCTAATGATCAAGGCAACGATTTCAACCCTGCTTCGGGATCTCGGTATTTACAAGCTCCTTACACGAGCTTCGCTCTTCCCCTGtctttactatcttttaTGACTAACCATGTTTCTCTTGAAGCTTTGATCACCACATAAGGATATTGCTAACACAACTCCCCCATGTCACACCCGCATTGACTTCTCGTAAAGTCCAATTTTCTCAACCAAAACTGAGGAAAGCGGACGTCCGAATTGAAATCCGACTAACAGCCAAAGGCGGGAAAAAGGAACTTATTTTCGGCACGTTCACCCACAAGACGGCGAGGACCTCATTCGACAGGCATTCGACTCGCTGTTTCGGGATTCCCGCTCGAAATAGTTGATACCGCAGGCTTAAGGCTTCTATGACAAGGAACAGTTGAACTAACCGTGTGTCTCGCATGCACGTGCATAATCTCGCGCGCACATCTTAGCTGGGGAGTTCAAGAGCGTGTTATGGATGAAGGCCTCCTTGCTTGTGCCATGCAGGTTGGCTAACTTCTCCTCACTATGGACGAGGGTCCAAGCTCCAGACTTTCGTGGTTCGGGCATTTAGAGCTAGAAGATGAAACCAACGCCTGAAAGACGGGCGAAGTCTTGCCAAGTGGACTCTCACCCCTTGAGCAGTTTCCCGTTTTGAATTCGAATGCTGCAGATCATAATATCTGCCGGGGCAACGACGATACAGAGCCTCGATGAGCTCACCTCGATATTGCATACAGAAAGCTCACTTGCATCCTTGTCCGCTGCCGAACCTACTTGTACTAATCTACGCTTAATCTAGATACATATCCACAGAGTGCGGAGCGCTCCCAAAAATGGTATGATATCATCTATAGTTTTGCCCTTGGCTGGATTTCCAACTTTGAAAACTGCTCAAAAAATTCCAACGACGTTGGATTTGCAACTGTTGAACTTACCTGCACCTGGTCCCCACTTATTATCCTCTTCACAGGTGTCTCAACTTTCTTCCCATTAATCGTCACGGGAATCTCAGGCACTTCAAGGATGAATCTCGGCACATGTCTCGGTGATAACCCCGTTCGTATCGCGGAACGCAGGCGCTGCTCCAAGCCAGTGGTGAAAGGCTGATTGGAGCGCATTTTGACGAAAAGGAAGACAATTTCGTCTTTGTCTTGTTTTCGGCGCCGACCAACACAAAGGGAGTCTTGAATCTCGGAGTTGAATGCAGGCCCTTCAGAGATGTTGTAGATTTCGGAGCTGCCAAAACGGATCCCCGAGGGATTTAGGACGCCGTCACTGGTTGGAAAGAAGAATGAGTGTGAGTGCGTTTCAAGGCATTCAGCTGACATGCATACCTTCTGCCGTGCATTGTTATACCCTGGGTGGCTGGGTTCACGCTGATCCAGTCATGCTGGGCCCAGACGCAAATGTTATCAAATCTTTCAAAGTATGAAGATTTgtatttcttattattcttatcTCCCCAGAGGAAGACGGGCATTGATGGGAAAGGAGTCGGGCAGACCAATTCTCCTGATTTCCCAGTCTATAGAGAGGTTAGCCAAGCTGAGACAGACACGCGAGCGGTCACCTCACTCTTGTAATATCCTCTCCGCTATTGGCATCCGCAACATATACGTTCATGCCAAGGGCGATCATCTGCATCTCTCCCGCGTATACTGGACTTGAAGGGTCACACGATATCCCTATATCAAAGGCAGTTAGCACTCGACCGTCcgcttctttctttttttcttttttttttttttttgtgcaGGTTGACCAACATGAGGTGACAATATCTGTTCCCCCAGCGACACTACTTAGGTGGATCTGGGGGAATGCTTGATAAAACCACCTGAACTGATCCGAAGTCAGTGTCGCTCCGGTAGTCGTTACTAATCGCAGAGAACTGAGGTCATATTCATCGCGTGGAACGATCTTTGAGGCCTCCAGCTCCAAAAGGTAGCGTGGAGACGTGCCAAAATACGTTACCCTGGATAAATTCAGCGATGAGCCACATTTCGGGTTTTCGATGGTCGCACTGACCTGAATTTCTCAATAATCTTGAGCATAGTTGTTGCGTCAGGCCATAATGGGGAGCCATCATAAGCGATTACTGTTGCACCAACCGAGAGATGGCCATTCATGATGTTAAAAAGTACCCATGAGGTGCTTGAATACTGAAATACAACTTCTTTTGGTCCGAGAGAATAGTGCAGCAACCCAACCTTCTTAAGTTGGATAACGACACCATGCTGATGCACCAAACATTTCGGCTGGCCTGTTGTTCCACTTGAATAAAGGATGTATACAGGGTATGAGAACGGAACACGCTTGTATTCTAGGTGGTCCGAGCTTCGAGCTTTCGCAAGGAATTCATTCACCAGCGGGAAGGAAGTGGTGCCCTGACTAGTGATCGGAATGATGAAGACCTTCATGGTCTGGGGCAGCTTTTTCACAACGGACGTGATCTTTTTGTCAAGAGATGTGGTCTTACCCTTGTAAGACATGTCACTGTCCGCGAACAATATAGCAGGTTCAATCTGTTGGAGTCTTGTTACGCAACCCTAGTGAATCATTTCTTAGCAACTTTTCCAATTATCCAAATCTTGCATCATGGGGTATACATACCGCCTCACCCATATCAGGCGATATCGACGAGAAAATCGCCCCCATGGACGCGGACGCGAGCAAAATCACAATCGCCCAAACCGATGTAGACACAATGGCAGCAACCCGATCGCCCTCCTTCACCCCGTTTCGAATCAACGCACTCCTTACCCGTCTAACTCTTTCTCTCAGCTCTCTCCAGGTCACATTTTCGCCGTGCAAGAAGTCGAACTCTCTCAGTCCAATAAGCGCAATGGCATCGGGGTCTTTGCCTTCCAGCACATTTTCCGTGTAGTTAAGCTCCACGCCTTCAAAGAATCGGGGAACATCACTGAGTTTCACGGAATCATCGTATGCGCGGGTGATATGCGGTGGAAGCTGCGGCACTATCCCGACGTACTTGTATAAATCAATCCAGAAGTCATGGGGCTTCGTGACGCTCCACTGGTGGAGATGGTGAGAATTTTCAAGGCTGAGCCCGAATTTCTTATTTACATGTCGGCGGTAATCGTCGATGGGATGTTTACCCACGTCGGGAGAAACCCAGAGAGGAGGTTGTTGGTTGTCTCCTGACATTGTTGTCGATGGCTTTGGTCTCGGTCTGCTGGCCTTGATCTCGGGAGGTAGCTAGCGGCGGACCACGGCGTTATCCGATATATGGTCATTTTATTTTGAAGTCGAATCCGAGATTCATTGCGTATTTTAACTGAACGTCTGCACTGGTCATGCCGCCGGCCGATGGCCGTGGGACAGGTACACGGCCCGGCGGTAAATACCTCGGGCAATCTTGCATGGTTGCGGATTTCATCGTCACTGAGCGTAATTCGCGGGCGGCGCCTATTATTTAACTACAACCAAGACCCAAGTCAGTCCTCCACATCGCCAGTCAAGCAGGCGTCAGTTTGCCCGCAAAAAGTCACAAGCGCGCCACAGTCTACAGTCATCATGCGAAGCTTGAGGATATCAATGCAGTGAAATAGATACGCACAGCCAAAGATAGTGGCagatttctctctttaaACCTGAGATGCGCTACTTCTCTTAAGCCGAGGAACCATTAACTACAAAATAATCCATAGTTATTCACGGAGTACAGTGCC includes:
- a CDS encoding uncharacterized protein (EggNog:ENOG410PGIP~COG:I), with the protein product MPEPRKSGAWTLVHSEEKLANLHGTSKEAFIHNTLLNSPAKMCARDYARACETHVLVEKIGLYEKSMRV
- a CDS encoding uncharacterized protein (EggNog:ENOG410PFIG~COG:S~TransMembrane:7 (o30-51i63-84o113-133i145-165o189-215i227-246o266-283i)~BUSCO:10160at33183), which translates into the protein MESTLALTRRLYSDAPPAQSRRETNPTLLVSWWATGFSLTIILIRVCGRYIRTERLFPEDRIMALSIIPLLIRMGFVHMVLLWGTNNAVTTGFSAQDVSHRELGSRMVLGARIFYALFIWTAKFSVTAFLKRLTDQIWRRSFQHVLLAIRYFLLVTFIAVVLATLTECQPFDHYWQVIPDPGPKCRQGYAQLITMGTCDVITDLLLIGFPIPIIFLSAMPTKRKVSLILLFGLSSVLIAITCYRVPSVISRQGSQQYRSLLASLEILAAAAVSNAIVIGSFVRDRGLKKHKFKAGSLSESVEQASSRRATITHHHWGSDADLVGDLGIRLDPELRSPSYQKIRPAPVAIPSACLAKRGSIDPNWQFSYSQAHADDDRTSTTDSMGGLKVYPHEYIETNAHPSPKDTTMPPAYMSLSKVSLNDVGGLLDPPTPPGMSGAHASPQQLQPDAQDSRLPRSRSLLNAVSGLLSPAPTYSGSSESSLQRPSPPSVRNFSRPTTANGTPNGARVNSPSNSPRSGSPGTPPRNRRAQLTPSRAGPLPELQDLGGLLKQNDDVERKPRG
- a CDS encoding uncharacterized protein (EggNog:ENOG410PGIP~COG:I~TransMembrane:1 (i151-175o)), with protein sequence MSGDNQQPPLWVSPDVGKHPIDDYRRHVNKKFGLSLENSHHLHQWSVTKPHDFWIDLYKYVGIVPQLPPHITRAYDDSVKLSDVPRFFEGVELNYTENVLEGKDPDAIALIGLREFDFLHGENVTWRELRERVRRVRSALIRNGVKEGDRVAAIVSTSVWAIVILLASASMGAIFSSISPDMGEAGCVTRLQQIEPAILFADSDMSYKGKTTSLDKKITSVVKKLPQTMKVFIIPITSQGTTSFPLVNEFLAKARSSDHLEYKRVPFSYPVYILYSSGTTGQPKCLVHQHGVVIQLKKVGLLHYSLGPKEVVFQYSSTSWVLFNIMNGHLSVGATVIAYDGSPLWPDATTMLKIIEKFRVTYFGTSPRYLLELEASKIVPRDEYDLSSLRLVTTTGATLTSDQFRWFYQAFPQIHLSSVAGGTDIVTSWISCDPSSPVYAGEMQMIALGMNVYVADANSGEDITRTGKSGELVCPTPFPSMPVFLWGDKNNKKYKSSYFERFDNICVWAQHDWISVNPATQGITMHGRSDGVLNPSGIRFGSSEIYNISEGPAFNSEIQDSLCVGRRRKQDKDEIVFLFVKMRSNQPFTTGLEQRLRSAIRTGLSPRHVPRFILEVPEIPVTINGKKVETPVKRIISGDQVQVSSTVANPTSLEFFEQFSKLEIQPRAKL